AAGCAAAACCAGGTGGTCCATCTTGTTGAAGAGGCCAGTTGGGATTTTAGTGATCTGGTTGCGGCTGAGGCGCAGCTGTTCTAGGCTTGCCGGCAGGTTGTTGGGAACCTCCTTTAGGTTGTTCTTGTCCATGTACAGATACAGGAGGTTGGGGAGCTTTTCAAAGACTTGCCGCTCCACCCTGCGGATACGGTTGTTATCCAGGTTAACCCATTTGAGCTCGGTGGCATTTTTGAATGGCTCGGCTGTCACCTCGTCAATATAATTGTTTTGGAGGTAGAGGTATTGTACGCGGGGTGGGATTAAGGGGATCTGACGGATGTTCCGGTTTTCACAGTTCAGCGAGTCAGGGTAAGAGGGGTGGCAGAAGCACTCCTGGGGACAATCTGGGAAGATAGATGGTGGGCCCAGAATTGGAGGTGGAAAGTCTGTAGGTTCTGAGGGCTCAACCTCGGGGATAACAGGCCTTCTGGTAGCACTGGGCACTGGCCTTCTGGTAGCACTGGGCACTGGCTTTCTGGTAGCACTGGGCAAAGGCTTTCTGGTTGGACTTGGTCTCGGCCTTGGCCGTGGTCTTGGCCTCTGAGCCCAGACTGCACTAAGAAGCAAGAAGATTAGTAGAAGATAATATCCAAACCCAGCCTTCATGGTCCTAGTCCTAGTGGAAAGGAAAAAACAGGTGAGATTTCTACTCCTGAATTTCAGCATCATACACTGAAAATATGTTATTATCAGACGCAACATCACACACCAAGGCAGCTAAATCTTTGTTCAAACAATAGCGTTAACAAATGCAAGCAAGGGTCTGAAAACCTGGTCGAGTCAGTTGTGAGCCGCCCCCTGTTTGTGATTCTATGTAATACAGTCAGACAAAATGAGAATGTATAAATACCTTTTAATGTGCTTGATTTTAACTTACCAGACATAAAtatctttaaaatatttttttaaatacacagaGGAGATCGATCTTACAGTCACCCTAATCACCTCTGAAGAAAATATTTTGCATaacatttcatttaaatgtttttaaatgttagaCATGCTGCGATGCTCACACTAATTTGACGAAAAGCAAACACTGACTGAATTTTGTTGAAGTATTTGCTTACTTCATAGTATGCACCAGCTTACTTGCAGTGGGATGAAATTGGCTACCACAGTTTGAAAGTCCGTCATGATAAACAGGCCTTGCCAGAGTTTCGGTTGATGCACAAGTGCCACCTAGTGACCAATTTCAGGATTGCTAGTACCGCTGCTAGACTAATGTACCGCactggccaaaagttttgagaatgacacaaaataattttgacaaagtctgctgcctcagttcttatgatggcagtttgttttgaagagtgatcagatgaattgcagtTAATTGTAAAGTCCCTCTTTGCTATGAaaatgaaccaaaaaaaaacctgtttccactgcatttcagccctgccacaaaaggaccagCTGACatattttcagtgattctctcattaacacaggtgagagtgttgatgaggacaaggctggaggtcactctgtcatgctgattgagttggaatagcagactggatgctttaaaacagtgtttctcaacccagtcctcagcgaaccccagccagtccacgtttttgctccctcccagctcccagccaatcaggaacaccaaaTAGCTgctacaggtgcgctgggagctgggagggagcaaaaatgtggactggctggggttcgctgaggactgggttgagaaactgctttaaaaggagggtggtgcctGAAATCATTgctcttcctctgttaaccatggttacctgcaaggaaatacgtgcagtcatcactgctttgcacaaaaatggCTTTACAGGCAATAATATTGTTGCaagtaagattgcacctaaatcagGCATTTATTGAATCATCAAGAGAGGatcaattgttgtgaagaaggcttcagggcgCCCAAGAAAGTCCATCAAGCGCCAGGACCAGTCCAACAAGGTCTCCAAAAGTTAATTGAGCTGCAGGATCGgtgcaccaccagtgcagagcttgctcaggactggtagcaggcaggtgtgagtgcatctacACGCACAGTGAGGCGAAGACTtatggaggatggcctggtgtcaagaagggcagcaaagaagccatgtctctccaagaaaaacatcaggaacagactgatattctgcaaatggttcagggattggactgctgaggactgacgggtaaagtcattttctttgacGAATCccctttctgattgtt
This genomic interval from Paramormyrops kingsleyae isolate MSU_618 chromosome 8, PKINGS_0.4, whole genome shotgun sequence contains the following:
- the prelp gene encoding prolargin is translated as MKAGFGYYLLLIFLLLSAVWAQRPRPRPRPRPSPTRKPLPSATRKPVPSATRRPVPSATRRPVIPEVEPSEPTDFPPPILGPPSIFPDCPQECFCHPSYPDSLNCENRNIRQIPLIPPRVQYLYLQNNYIDEVTAEPFKNATELKWVNLDNNRIRRVERQVFEKLPNLLYLYMDKNNLKEVPNNLPASLEQLRLSRNQITKIPTGLFNKMDHLVLLDLHHNKLSDSDLGKNVFKGLRNLVQLNLAHNILRKMPSNVPQNIYQLFLDRNNIEDIPMDYFKDFHNLAFVRLNFNQLSDRGIPKRVFNVSSLLDLHLAHNKLNSVPTFNMHLEHLYLNNNNIEMINGTELCPFPVMSIEPHDESLLPKLRYLRLDGNHVSPPIPLDVIMCFRNLKSIVM